One window of Trinickia caryophylli genomic DNA carries:
- a CDS encoding lytic transglycosylase domain-containing protein — MNTGLRVRRMLAFGLACAALVLANPSADARAGAPSAQSPAFVLLARTCAPNVDASTLSALVRTESGFNPFAIGVVGAHLSRQPASLAEALATVAELEARGYSYSVGLTQVNNRNFAKYGETAASLFEPCRNLRVGGAILTECFARSSRAAAGTQLALRAALSCYYSGNFTTGFSSGYVAQVVSNARRDALRSGAEPIPLVRDPGGAPVRPRPAVRPVAAPGPAATAAGDAPAALPIAPKATPAPVRSSSPSCHGRPLVMVCRGLSAARIRSLCVRCLDAN, encoded by the coding sequence ATGAACACGGGGCTGCGCGTGCGCCGGATGCTCGCATTCGGACTCGCCTGCGCGGCGCTCGTGCTCGCAAACCCGAGTGCCGACGCACGGGCGGGGGCCCCCTCCGCGCAAAGCCCGGCCTTCGTTTTACTCGCCCGCACCTGCGCGCCGAACGTCGACGCGAGCACGCTCTCGGCGCTCGTGCGCACCGAGTCGGGCTTCAATCCTTTCGCGATCGGCGTGGTGGGCGCGCACCTCTCGCGCCAGCCGGCCTCGCTCGCCGAAGCGCTCGCGACCGTGGCCGAGCTCGAAGCGCGCGGCTACAGCTACAGCGTCGGCCTCACCCAGGTCAACAATCGCAACTTCGCCAAATACGGCGAAACGGCGGCTTCGCTCTTCGAGCCGTGCCGCAATCTGCGTGTCGGCGGCGCCATCCTCACCGAGTGCTTCGCCCGCTCCAGCCGCGCCGCGGCAGGCACGCAACTGGCGTTGCGCGCGGCCCTGTCCTGCTACTACAGCGGCAACTTCACGACCGGGTTCTCGAGTGGCTACGTCGCTCAGGTCGTCTCGAATGCGCGGCGCGATGCGCTGCGCTCGGGTGCCGAGCCGATCCCGCTCGTGCGCGACCCGGGCGGTGCGCCCGTTCGCCCCCGCCCCGCCGTGCGTCCGGTCGCGGCGCCCGGCCCCGCCGCCACGGCCGCGGGCGATGCTCCCGCCGCGTTGCCGATCGCGCCCAAAGCGACACCGGCGCCGGTCCGCAGCAGCTCGCCGTCATGCCATGGCCGGCCGCTCGTCATGGTCTGCCGCGGCCTGAGCGCGGCGCGAATCCGCTCGCTGTGCGTGCGCTGCCTCGACGCAAACTGA